From the genome of Biomphalaria glabrata chromosome 17, xgBioGlab47.1, whole genome shotgun sequence, one region includes:
- the LOC106072566 gene encoding uncharacterized protein LOC106072566, whose protein sequence is MTSARVPNTSLNEGTPDAGDVVLRNPKKLGQLSFLKEESGGGKPGEKRVKWSESTELREKMKVYRRSQLDIPLDYHHIALEEKREKEGVKEWRSSLHKDEDDDEDELQQSEAHETAVLSPTEVTEVAESESDSTDTEERVSSDHVDLDMMLHVIKIKSTKYTVYPAYCAAIKTYQEWLSDSNNTKNLPQDTVTNMRAQLDLYKSAVSKYEAWADHNDNKTACLKYEEISLALKKASDLGPPPDAVTKALNDTLNNEENSQKQVKVYNEMVQEIIMSIDSVEV, encoded by the exons ATGACGTCTGCTAGAGTGCCGAACACTAGTCTTAACGAGGGCACGCCTGATGCCGGGGATGTCGTGCTGAGAAATCCAAAGAAACTCGGACAGTTGAGCTTTCTGAAGGAAGAGAGTGGCGGCGGGAAACCAGGAGAGAAGAGAGTCAAATGGAGTGAGTCGACAGAACtcagagagaaaatgaaagtgtACAGGAGAAGTCA GTTGGACATACCCCTGGATTATCATCATATCGCATTAGAAGAGAAAAGGGAGAAAGAGGGAGTAAAAGAATGGAGGAGCAGCTTACATAAAGATGAGGATGACGATGAGGACGAATTGCAACAGTCAGAAGCACATG AGACAGCTGTCTTGTCACCAACAGAAGTCACAGAAGTAGCAGAGAGTGAGAGTGATTCAACTGACACAGAAGAACGAGTTTCTTCAGATCATGTAG ATCTGGACATGATGTTACATGTGAtcaaaataaaatccacaaaatACACAGTCTACCCAGCTTATTGCGCAGCTATAAAAACG TACCAAGAATGGTTGTCGGACAGTAATAACACAAAGAATCTACCCCAAGACACAGTGACTAACATGAGAGCCCAGCTTGACCTATATAAGAGTGCAGTGTCCAAGTATGAGGCATGGGCAGACCACAATGACAACAAGACGGCTTGCCTCAAGTATGAAGAGATCAGTTTAGCTTTAAAGAAAGCTTCAGATTTGGGGCCACCACCAGATGCAGTTACAAAAGCACTA aatgaTACATTGAACAATGAGGAAAACTCTCAGAAGCAAGTGAAGGTGTATAATGAAATGGTGCAAGAGATTATAATGAGCATTGACTCTGTAGAAGTGTGA
- the LOC106072559 gene encoding fumarylacetoacetase-like: MLCIARLFRCKQVSAYFKMSFVTVEPGSDFPIQNLPYGIFSTPDNPRPRIGVAIGSLVLDLSVVKHFFDGPVLSSKQYVFEQPSLNAFMGLGRAAWSEARATLQKILSASEPVLRDDSDLRSRAFTAQEQVKMHLPAAIGDYTDFYSSKNHAFNVGCMFRDPANALNPNWVHLPVGYHGRASSVVVSGTPIRRPNGQTSPDETQPPVFGPCRLLDFELEMAFFTGPATELGSPIPMDKAEDHIFGMVLMNDWSARDIQKWEYVPLGPFLAKNLGTTISPWVVTMDALKPFIVPNSEQNPTPLPYLRHSDNYNFDIKLDVSIFAEGMTKPAIISQSNFQNMYWTMKQQLVHHTITGCNINPGDLMGSGTISGLTPTSLGSMLELCWKGTRTVDLGNGITRKFLQDGDEVIFRGYCETEGYRLGFGTCTGKILPALQLQF, translated from the exons ATGCTTTGCATTGCTCGCCTTTTTCGGTGTAAACAGGTGTCAGCTTACTTCAAAATGTCCTTTGTCACTGTCGAACCTGGTAGCGATTTCCCAATCCAAAATTTGCCTTATGGTATATTTTCAACTCCTGATAAT CCAAGGCCAAGGATTGGTGTTGCCATTGGAAGTCTGGTATTAGATCTGTCTGTcgtgaaacatttttttgatgGTCCAGTGCTAAGCAGCAAACAATATGTATTTGAACAG ccATCTCTTAATGCTTTTATGGGGTTGGGCAGAGCAGCCTGGAGTGAAGCCCGCGCAACCTTGCAGAAAATTCTATCGGCATCAGAGCCAGTGCTTAGAGATGATTCAGATCTAAGATCAAG AGCATTTACAGCTCAAGAACAAGTCAAAATGCATTTGCCAGCTGCTATTg GTGACTATACAGATTTCTACTCCTCTAAAAATCATGCCTTCAACGTTGGATGCATGTTTCGAGATCCAGCCAATGCTCTGAATCCTAACTG GGTCCATCTCCCTGTTGGTTATCATGGTAGAGCTTCTTCTGTAGTTGTCTCCGGAACCCCAATACGCAGACCTAATGGGCAGACAAGCCCAGATGAAA CTCAGCCTCCAGTCTTTGGCCCTTGCAGACTTCTAGACTTTGAACTAGAAATGGCTTTCTTTACTGGTCCAGCTACTGAATTAGGCTCACCAATACCAATGGACAAAGCAGAAGATCATATCTTTGGTATGGTCTTGATGAATGACTGGAGTG CTCGagacatacaaaagtgggaataTGTTCCGCTTGGTCCATTCTTAGCCAAAAATCTCGGCACCACAATATCTCCCTGGGTTGTGACCATGGATGCACTAAAACCTTTTATTGTCCCAAACTCTGAACAG AATCCAACACCCTTGCCGTACTTGCGACATTCAGACAACTATAACTTTGACATTAAGCTTGATGTTTCAATCTTTG ctgAGGGTATGACCAAGCCTGCCATTATCAGTCAGTCTAACTTTCAA AACATGTATTGGACAATGAAGCAGCAACTCGTTCACCATACCATCACTGGCTGTAATATTAACCCTGGAGATCTGATGGGATCTGGCACTATTTCAGGCCTG ACACCTACTTCTTTGGGGTCAATGCTAGAACTGTGTTGGAAGGGAACCCGAACAGTTGATCTGGGGAATGGCATCACAAGAAAGTTTTTACAGGATGGAGACGAGGTCATCTTTCGTG GCTATTGTGAAACAGAAGGCTACAGGCTTGGCTTTGGTACTTGCACAGGAAAAATTCTACCAGCACTTCAgcttcaattttaa